In Phocoena sinus isolate mPhoSin1 chromosome X, mPhoSin1.pri, whole genome shotgun sequence, a genomic segment contains:
- the NDUFB11 gene encoding NADH dehydrogenase [ubiquinone] 1 beta subcomplex subunit 11, mitochondrial, with the protein MVAGMLGLCGRRLLAVAARRGLPAARVRWESSSSRAVIAPSAVAGKRPPEPTLRWQEDPDPEDENLYEKNPDSHGYDRDPAVDLWNMRVVFFFGFSIILVLGSTFVAYLPDYRMQEWARREAERLVKYREANGLPIMDSNCFDPSKIQLPEDED; encoded by the exons ATGGTGGCCGGGATGTTAGGTTTGTGCGGCCGCCGCCTTTTGGCGGTGGCGGCGAGGCGAGGGCTCCCGGCTGCCCGTGTTCGCTGGGAATCCAGCTCCTCCAGAGCTGTGATCGCCCCGTCCGCTGTGGCGGGAAAGCGGCCGCCGGAACCGACTTTACGCTGGCAGGAGGACCCGGATCCCGAGGACGAAAACCTCTACgagaag AACCCAGACTCCCACGGTTATGACAGGGATCCTGCTGTGGACCTCTGGAACATGCGGGTCGTCTTCTTCTTTGGCTTCTCCATCATCTTGGTCCTTGGCAGCACCTTTGTGGCTTATCTGCCTGACTACAG GATGCAGGAGTGGGCCCGCCGGGAAGCTGAGAGGCTTGTAAAATACCGAGAGGCCAATGGCCTCCCCATCATGGACTCCAACTGCTTCGACCCCAGCAAGATCCAGCTGCCAGAGGATGAGGACTGA